One stretch of Serinicoccus hydrothermalis DNA includes these proteins:
- a CDS encoding Gfo/Idh/MocA family oxidoreductase codes for MRVITYGTYDLFHEGHRRLLERAKALGDYLIVGVTTENYDDARGKLNVQQSLMTRIKNVEDSGLADKIVIEEYEGQKVQDIQKHQVDVFAIGSDWLGRFDYLKDYCDVVYLERTKGVSSTQLRNEAGVIKLGVVGAGRIAHRFVQEARFVSGISVEAVHNRTHSTAEAFAAEHELSRAVEDYDELLASVDAVYVATPHDTHADFARRAMDAGVHVLCEKPMTLTRAETEELFALAQERGVVLMEAIKTAFAPGFQRMVALARSGAIGQVRSVDATFTKLVDEGRELQPPAGGSISELASYPLVAVVKLLGTEVVDVRTTSLQPEESPVEVYSKIDVTFTHGEATSRTGLGVKAEGDLVVAGSGGYLYVPAPWWKTEYFEARFEDSRDNKKYYYKFDGDGLRYELAEFAWLIRNETFESYKLRAAESVAIADVIERARTDARVLT; via the coding sequence GTGCGTGTCATCACCTACGGCACCTACGACCTGTTCCACGAGGGCCACCGCCGGCTCCTGGAGCGCGCCAAGGCGCTCGGGGACTACCTCATCGTGGGGGTGACGACGGAGAACTACGACGACGCCCGCGGCAAGCTCAACGTGCAGCAGAGCCTCATGACCCGGATCAAGAACGTCGAGGACAGCGGCCTGGCGGACAAGATCGTCATCGAGGAGTACGAGGGCCAGAAGGTCCAGGACATCCAGAAGCACCAGGTCGACGTCTTCGCGATCGGCTCGGACTGGCTGGGACGCTTCGACTACCTCAAGGACTACTGCGACGTCGTCTACCTCGAGCGGACCAAGGGGGTCTCCAGCACCCAGCTGCGCAACGAGGCGGGGGTCATCAAGCTGGGCGTCGTGGGGGCCGGGCGGATCGCGCACCGCTTCGTCCAGGAGGCCCGTTTCGTCAGCGGCATCAGCGTCGAGGCCGTGCACAACCGCACGCACAGCACCGCCGAGGCCTTCGCCGCCGAGCACGAGCTGAGCCGCGCGGTGGAGGACTACGACGAGCTGCTCGCCTCGGTGGACGCGGTCTACGTCGCCACCCCGCACGACACGCACGCCGACTTCGCGCGGCGGGCGATGGACGCCGGGGTGCACGTCCTGTGCGAGAAGCCGATGACGCTCACCCGGGCCGAGACCGAGGAGCTCTTCGCCCTGGCCCAAGAGCGCGGGGTCGTCCTCATGGAGGCGATCAAGACCGCCTTCGCACCAGGCTTCCAGCGCATGGTGGCGCTGGCGCGCAGCGGGGCGATCGGCCAGGTCCGCTCGGTCGACGCGACCTTCACCAAGCTGGTCGACGAGGGCCGCGAGCTCCAGCCGCCCGCCGGTGGCAGCATCTCCGAGCTGGCCAGCTACCCCCTCGTCGCCGTGGTCAAGCTGCTCGGCACCGAGGTCGTCGACGTCCGGACCACCTCGCTGCAGCCGGAGGAGTCCCCGGTCGAGGTCTACTCCAAGATCGACGTCACCTTCACCCACGGCGAGGCCACCTCCCGCACCGGGCTCGGGGTCAAGGCCGAGGGCGACCTCGTGGTCGCGGGCAGCGGCGGCTACCTCTACGTCCCGGCGCCGTGGTGGAAGACGGAGTACTTCGAGGCGCGCTTCGAGGACAGCCGGGACAACAAGAAGTACTACTACAAGTTCGACGGCGACGGGCTGCGCTACGAGCTGGCCGAGTTCGCCTGGCTGATCCGCAACGAGACCTTCGAGTCCTACAAGCTGCGTGCGGCGGAGTCGGTCGCGATCGCGGACGTCATCGAGCGCGCGCGCACCGACGCCCGGGTGCTCACCTGA